The following proteins are co-located in the Meriones unguiculatus strain TT.TT164.6M chromosome 4, Bangor_MerUng_6.1, whole genome shotgun sequence genome:
- the Pomk gene encoding protein O-mannose kinase, translated as MGQQRGSRTGLTHREVSRVVGLLFAMALMNVVLYLCLDQFFISPGRPAKDSGRCPRGYFRMGRMKNCSRWLSCEELRTEVRQLKRIGEGAVKRVFLSEWKEHKVALSRLTRLEMKEDFLHGLQMLKSLQSEHVITLVGYCEEDSTILTEYHPFGSLSNLEETLNLSKYRDMNTWQQRLQLAVEYVSILNYLHHSPLGTRVMCDSNDLPKTLSQYLLTSDFSIVANDLDALPPVDRDSGVLVKCGHRELHGDFVAPEQLWPYGEDTPFQDDLMPSYDEKIDIWKIPDVSSFLLGHVEGSDMVRFHLFDIHKACKSQIPAERPTAQGVLDTYQKVLHSLRDTVMSQTKEML; from the exons ATGGGACAGCAACGCGGGAGCAGGACCGGCCTCACCCACAGAGAAGTGTCCCGGGTCGTTGGGCTGCTGTTCGCCATGGCCCTTATGAACGTGGTCCTTTACCTCTGCCTGGATCAGTTTTTCATCTCCCCTGGGCGACCCGCCAAGGACTCTGGGCGCTGTCCTCGGGGTTACTTCAGGATGGGGCGGATGAAAAATTGTTCCCGCTGGTTGTCCTGTGAGGAGCTGAGGACAGAAGTGAGGCAGCTGAAGCGCATTGGGGAGGGAGCCGTGAAGAGA gtctttctgtctgaGTGGAAGGAACACAAAGTTGCCCTCTCGCGGCTGACCAGGCTGGAGATGAAGGAAGACTTCCTCCACGGACTGCAGATGCTGAAGTCTCTGCAGAGTGAGCACGTGATCACGCTGGTGGGTTACTGTGAGGAAGACAGCACCATCCTTACCGAATACCACCCCTTTGGTTCCTTGAGCAACCTGGAAGAAACGCTAAACCTTTCAAAGTACCGGGACATGAACACCTGGCAGCAGAGGCTGCAGCTGGCTGTGGAGTACGTCAGCATCCTTAACTACCTGCACCACAGCCCCCTGGGCACGAGGGTCATGTGTGACTCTAACGACCTACCCAAAACGTTGTCCCAGTACCTGCTGACAAGCGACTTCAGCATCGTGGCAAACGACCTGGACGCGCTGCCCCCGGTGGACCGGGACTCCGGGGTCCTCGTGAAGTGTGGCCACAGGGAGCTCCACGGGGATTTTGTGGCTCCAGAGCAGCTGTGGCCCTATGGAGAGGACACGCCCTTCCAGGATGATCTCATGCCCTCCTATGATGAGAAGATTGACATCTGGAAGATCCCGGATGTCTCTAGTTTCCTTCTGGGGCACGTGGAAGGGAGCGATATGGTCCGATTCCATTTGTTCGATATACACAAGGCGTGTAAGAGCCAGATCCCTGCAGAAAGACCCACAGCTCAGGGTGTCCTGGACACTTACCAAAAGGTTTTACATTCACTCAGAGACACCGTGATGTCTCAGACAAAAGAAATGCTGTAA